One Takifugu flavidus isolate HTHZ2018 chromosome 3, ASM371156v2, whole genome shotgun sequence genomic window, GCGGTGTCTGAGGAAGGCCTTCCATTTGCTCAGTCATGATACTTTTGTCATCATCTGCAGTGGAGAGGGAAGCGCTATGCCAAGTGCCAAGTGCACAACAACTGTTTGTAAAAATGCAGATTTAGTATGCTAAGAAACCTCCTCCGTGACAGGAATGTCTATTAAAAGTGACTTTGGACCTTTTTATGATCTCCTAGGCGATGTTCTGtgaatatgctaatgctaacagtttAAGGTTAGCTTGACTTATCCTGTCAATAAATGACATGTCAAATGCAAAAATATAAATTggaccattttattttaataaaaatcatAGCAATCAGCTGTTTGTGTTCACTACTTTTGGGTATATTGGTAAGTTTTACGAGCTCTGGGTACCTTGTGAGTCCATCCAGCCACTGTCTGTCCCTATGCAGGACACGTCCTGGGCGGTCTCAGTGTTATCCGCCTCATCAGACTGGCAGAGCACATCAGAGGTTTGGTTCATCTCTTCACCTATCTCCACATCTCTGTCCACCTTGTCCTCCACTTTCGACTTTTCCGTTTGGTCTCCCACTGCTAGTTTTTCCTCTCTTATGCTTTCAGCGCTGGTACCTTCGACCGACTGATCGGGATCAGAATATGGAGATAAGTGTGAACTATCTGTTGCGGGTTCGCCATCCTCACCGGTGTGGGAGCTGTGACTCCATTCATCTCCCGACTTTGGGTCGTATTCCCTCATCGATTCACCTACCGTCAGCTTCACCGGCCCCTTCTCAGTATCTCGGCTCTGACCCATCTGTACTTGTTCTTTACTGTGACCCGCTGCAGGGTCCTCCATGATCTCTTGAGGTTCTTCTGCCATTTCAACATCATCTTCATCGACTTCTTCCTCCACCTGTGCTTGAGGGATAACAATGACTGTGGGGGACGCGAGGGGCTTCGGGGAAAAGATATCTGGAGTCATCTCCTCTGCCTGGATTTGTGTTTCTTTATGGGAATCGTCAGTAACCGTTGCTGCAAATCTTTTCTCTGCATGTTGGGACATCGTGTTTTCTGGGCTCTCTGGAGCCGTTTGTGACTCATCCGTCTTTTCACCCTCACGATCCTCGACCTCTCGCAAGACATCCATCTTTGTCTTCTCTGCAATCATTTCCGACCCTCCGTCGTTTGGTGACTTTGGAGCCGTGGGAGTTGGGGGAGCTTTGTTTCCAGTTTCGTTGAAGGTGAAGGAAGTGTCTGGGGGTATAGGGGAAGCCTCTCTGGAGGGGTCTTTTTCAATATCTACCTCCGGAATGGCTTGGATCTTGAGGTCACCTGGCAGACCAATCTCCAAACGTAattctgtcagtctgtctttgGAAGAAGTTACTGGGATTCTGAGGCGATCGGGTTTTATTCCAACTGGAACGGCCTTTTCAAGCATGAGGGAGGACTTCACCGGGGAATCTTTCTTTTCAAAGATCAACTTTTGAGAGCTCTCATGAGTCACTCCTTCCTGTTGTAGTTCCACGTTCTTTGGCTCAACTTCCTTGGCCCCAAGTTCCCTTCGGACTGGATGCAGACAGTccacaggagagggagagggtgcgGCATCAGCAGGAGAAGGCATTGGCCCAGAGTAATCACTGAAGATCCAGTCGCCCAGTTCCTCAAGCTGGTTATTCCGCCCCAATCCCGATGCATCGTCACTCAAAACAAGACTGGTCAAGGAGCTCTCTGACAGTCCGGAGACATTAGATGGCATGGATTTCCGTCGCAGGTGGTCAAGCTCCCTCCTCTCCAAAGATGGCCGAGGCAGCGCTCCTGCCAAATCTAACATATCAGGAAGAGTGGCCGAATCTTCGACACCAGAGCTGTAGTTATCGGGCAGTAACGGGGCTTCTGAACCGTTGCCGGATTTTTCAGATATCTCAGTGCTTGTTGGGGTGACTGAGACAGCTGGAAGAAGCTGGTGTTGGCTGGTCAAAGACGGTGTTTGACCTTCGTCAAAGCTCCCTTGGAGTGGAAGAAGCCTCTCTGAGGAGGCTGTAGGATTTGCTCCAGTCGTCTGTCCTGCCGATAACCCCACAGTAATGTTTAAGGAGAGGCTTCTTTGTGCCCTGGCTCTTTTATCAGGCTGGTCATCGACCTTCTGGCAAACACTCCCCTGTAATTCCTCTCCTTCATAATATCTCTGGGCTAACTCCTCTTCGTGACTCTTCGAAGTCGTCTTAAAGGAGAGTTTTGATCCTGTACCTGGTTCTAAATATGTATCTGATGGGACTTCCAGGTCAGCGATACATTTTGGACTTGACTTGGAAGACTGCTCTGTTTTTTCTCTATTGTCGTGCCTTGGAAGATCACCTTCTTCAGATTTCTCTTTgctttcatccatcatccctgtTGACTTACTTGTCAATGTCACCCCCACCTTTTCTTTGACCTCAATGACCTCAGTTGGATTTTTGCCAATGGCTGCTTGTGCTACAGTGCTTCTGTTCTGGTGTCCCTGGGCATTTGAAGAGGTTTTACACAATTCATTTTCCTTCAAAGAACCAGAGATGGGTCCAACCGAGGAAGCAAGCTCTGTAACGTCAGTGGCTGCTCCTTGGAGTACCAGTTGCTTCTGATGGGCCACCTGAGGTTCATCTTCTCTCTTAGCAGGCTCCCGTAACGCCTCGTTGCCAGATTCTTCTGGTTGGGCTGTGTGTTTGAAGGATACTGTACAACCTTGAGTTGAGTCACATGAGCCAAACTCTTTCTTCAAACATCCACCAAAGCTAGACAGATACAGTCAAGCTAAAGCCTTCCACACCAGTAGCAAAACACGCGGCGGCGTCTGTCGTAGCGGCCCACATCAGCGCAGGGTTAACTGTAGCATCTACGATAGCGGAGAGGTGGGTTGGGTCGCATGATattggatgatggagggaaaaaatctTAAACAGTTGTGTTCCTATTGACAAAATTGGTCGCtaattgtgaaaaaaaaagcttgattTCAGGTGATCACTGTGACTTCTTTACTGGAACACGTGCCCAATGGAGGAGGCCACAATGCTATTAACAATAGGAAAACAGAGTAAGCTTTCCAACGATGGTGGGATGGAATGAAACCTACAATGAGACACAAATGATGTGGCTAGAAGGCACATACTCGAGCAGTGTGTAAAGCAAGtctcacacaaacacgtgcAGCCCTCGGGTCTACAAAGCTGGGCGGTTGAGACGGCggcgtctgcagctgcagtgtaGCTGGCAATACACAAAGTGCACAAATGATCAACTTCAAAGCAGTTGATCGATTCAAACGTCACTCTGAGGGAAAgcaaatgaaagagaaaaacaaataaaaagctggaaaacaaaccAGAAGGGCCATGTGGTGCCATTTTGCAGATGGTATTTTCAAGAatggaagcagaagcaataaagcTGCAGCGAAGCCGGAGCTGCACTGCTGAAGGAAACTGAGCAGAAGACTCCAGCAGGTCTCGGGTAGAGGGGAGATTCCGCACACTTAGAAACATCACACACCTTTGAGGGATGGGCTGTGCTCACTTCCTCCATTCAGGGCCTCAGGGGTCTGGGCCTGTTGGCAGCCCAAATCCTGGGGCCCTGTTAAATAATCTGCTTGCTCTAAGAGAGAGTCTCCTGGCTCTTCACGCggcacctcctcctccggaGCCTCATCCTGCCGCTGACAACTGACAACTTCAACTTTGGCGTCTTGGGGGCGCGGACGGTCGACACACGGATGAGACGAGGACAACGGATGAGTCACAAGATGGAGATGAGTGAGACgcaaacaacacaaaatctAATCCCACAGGAGTTTaatgatttttccttttttttttacaaaagccAGAACTTTTACTGAACAGAACTTTAGTAGCATGCACTGGGACTCCAGACATAATCAGAATTATCTGGACACAAAGTGGTGAAAGAACAATCTTGTAGCTTTCAATAGGAAAAAGTGCATTATAGAATATTTGTCTTCAGTCTCTGTCCAGATACTTCTAGGTCCGACTGCTAACATGTTTTGGTGATTGCATGCTGCATACAAGGAGCTGAAGGGCTGGAATAAAGggttaaaatataaaattaggagcagaggaggagaaaaacaagatgatgaggtgaggaggtgtgggAAAGGGCGGCAGTGGCAGGTTATGTGCTGTGGCCTAGAGTGAGGACGATGTTAGCGTAGCCTCGTAGCCGGTTCCGTGTGTTAGATATCACTGAGTGTGTGTATATCAGACAAGAAGAGAATCGGAGAGTGCTGCTCATGCTGCAGGAGAGCCGGCGTGCAAAAGGGACAAACGTTAAACCCCAGCAAGGCTCACAGAGTTTTCTCATCATGCGCGAGGCTACGACTTTTCTGATTCTCTAAGTGAAAGATTGGATTGTAGCGAGCCTCACAACCATTCACACTCCTGCACCCAGCGGCGGGAGTGGTCCggggtgtgtgtaggtgtacCTGGTGCCATGGGCCCAGTCTGCTCAGCGGAtggtgaggggggaggggagggaggcaaATTTGCTGAGTCATCCACTgcgaagggagagagagagagagagagagagagagagagagcaggaagacAAGACGTGGATGGGAGGAAGGACACAGTAATGCTCACAGGGTGTGTGTATGGAGCCTAATCCCATGTTTCTATAGAATTTGACCCTCACCTCAGAGGGCCGAACATGAGATGATGTTTCCAAATACACAAAACCTGGATTTTGTGGAAGCTCTAAAATTCCACATTGGAATTTCTTAAAGACCGGATCTGTTTGTCCCCACTGAAGCGTGAACCAGCTGAACCCATTCAAATGCCTTTTGGGTGTATTGAATGTCCCGGTCTGACCACGAATCACTTCCACCCGCAGCTGGGGACCCAGCAACGTGGTCAAACATGTACTGACACGCACGAGCGCTCGTAACTCTGTGAACACACGCCGTG contains:
- the LOC130523320 gene encoding microtubule-associated protein 2-like isoform X4, whose product is MADARQPDEHWSSNGQENGENGYSAYGSAYRENGYHGGAAAHPGATVDDSANLPPSPPPSPSAEQTGPMAPDAKVEVVSCQRQDEAPEEEVPREEPGDSLLEQADYLTGPQDLGCQQAQTPEALNGGSEHSPSLKVSFKHTAQPEESGNEALREPAKREDEPQVAHQKQLVLQGAATDVTELASSVGPISGSLKENELCKTSSNAQGHQNRSTVAQAAIGKNPTEVIEVKEKVGVTLTSKSTGMMDESKEKSEEGDLPRHDNREKTEQSSKSSPKCIADLEVPSDTYLEPGTGSKLSFKTTSKSHEEELAQRYYEGEELQGSVCQKVDDQPDKRARAQRSLSLNITVGLSAGQTTGANPTASSERLLPLQGSFDEGQTPSLTSQHQLLPAVSVTPTSTEISEKSGNGSEAPLLPDNYSSGVEDSATLPDMLDLAGALPRPSLERRELDHLRRKSMPSNVSGLSESSLTSLVLSDDASGLGRNNQLEELGDWIFSDYSGPMPSPADAAPSPSPVDCLHPVRRELGAKEVEPKNVELQQEGVTHESSQKLIFEKKDSPVKSSLMLEKAVPVGIKPDRLRIPVTSSKDRLTELRLEIGLPGDLKIQAIPEVDIEKDPSREASPIPPDTSFTFNETGNKAPPTPTAPKSPNDGGSEMIAEKTKMDVLREVEDREGEKTDESQTAPESPENTMSQHAEKRFAATVTDDSHKETQIQAEEMTPDIFSPKPLASPTVIVIPQAQVEEEVDEDDVEMAEEPQEIMEDPAAGHSKEQVQMGQSRDTEKGPVKLTVGESMREYDPKSGDEWSHSSHTGEDGEPATDSSHLSPYSDPDQSVEGTSAESIREEKLAVGDQTEKSKVEDKVDRDVEIGEEMNQTSDVLCQSDEADNTETAQDVSCIGTDSGWMDSQDDDKSIMTEQMEGLPQTPPPVSPPVSDRPNKRAPGRGRAPTGTTEVKVFRKGTGHHPKEDPKKKKVGARRADQNKVSALQSRSPSRKIVGKVAARHPRPALLHASARRKATGMESHQPLSVAHQSRERTTSRQRTSSPTRAFLLKMAVQRRAAETHPPRPGSACSIKRIPAMEAELIEARPSSACFHHPPLPNKLAEKERTYRSPEKRSSLPRPAKSLTRHIPAAEQEDNSTPSRPTCTESRSLRSGASTPASAITPGTPPSYSCRSPGSRTPGSHTPKSFSVLQEKKVAVIRTPPKSPSSVQRQLKVLNQPLPDLKNVKSKIGSTSNLKHQPKGGQVQILHEKLDFSHVHSKCGSMDNLRHSPKGGNVMIPSVKLDFSHIQAKCGSLDKLQHTPGGGNVQIQTKKVDISHVTSKCGSMSNIHHRPGGGNVRIENAKLDFKDKAHAKVGSLSNVSHTPGGGNVMIENHKLMFREVAKARVDHGAEIVVTHSPGVGTGGTSPHLSSAGSINLLESPQLSTLAQDVTAALAKQGL
- the LOC130523320 gene encoding microtubule-associated protein 2-like isoform X8, whose product is MADARQPDEHWSSNGQENGENGYSAYGSAYRENGYHGGAAAHPGATVDDSANLPPSPPPSPSAEQTGPMAPDAKVEVVSCQRQDEAPEEEVPREEPGDSLLEQADYLTGPQDLGCQQAQTPEALNGGSEHSPSLKVSFKHTAQPEESGNEALREPAKREDEPQVAHQKQLVLQGAATDVTELASSVGPISGSLKENELCKTSSNAQGHQNRSTVAQAAIGKNPTEVIEVKEKVGVTLTSKSTGMMDESKEKSEEGDLPRHDNREKTEQSSKSSPKCIADLEVPSDTYLEPGTGSKLSFKTTSKSHEEELAQRYYEGEELQGSVCQKVDDQPDKRARAQRSLSLNITVGLSAGQTTGANPTASSERLLPLQGSFDEGQTPSLTSQHQLLPAVSVTPTSTEISEKSGNGSEAPLLPDNYSSGVEDSATLPDMLDLAGALPRPSLERRELDHLRRKSMPSNVSGLSESSLTSLVLSDDASGLGRNNQLEELGDWIFSDYSGPMPSPADAAPSPSPVDCLHPVRRELGAKEVEPKNVELQQEGVTHESSQKLIFEKKDSPVKSSLMLEKAVPVGIKPDRLRIPVTSSKDRLTELRLEIGLPGDLKIQAIPEVDIEKDPSREASPIPPDTSFTFNETGNKAPPTPTAPKSPNDGGSEMIAEKTKMDVLREVEDREGEKTDESQTAPESPENTMSQHAEKRFAATVTDDSHKETQIQAEEMTPDIFSPKPLASPTVIVIPQAQVEEEVDEDDVEMAEEPQEIMEDPAAGHSKEQVQMGQSRDTEKGPVKLTVGESMREYDPKSGDEWSHSSHTGEDGEPATDSSHLSPYSDPDQSVEGTSAESIREEKLAVGDQTEKSKVEDKVDRDVEIGEEMNQTSDVLCQSDEADNTETAQDVSCIGTDSGWMDSQDDDKSIMTEQMEGLPQTPPPVSPPVSDRPNKRAPGRGRAPTGTTEVKVFRKGTGHHPKEDPKKKKVGARRADQNKVSALQSRSPSRKIVGKVAARHPRPALLHASARRKATGMESHQPLSVAHQSRERTTERTYRSPEKRSSLPRPAKSLTRHIPAAEQEDNSTPSRPTSFQSRADSRSGRTPGVAGTESRSLRSGASTPASAITPGTPPSYSCRSPGSRTPGSHTPKSFSVLQEKKVAVIRTPPKSPSSVQRQLKVLNQPLPDLKNVKSKIGSTSNLKHQPKGGQVQILHEKLDFSHVHSKCGSMDNLRHSPKGGNVMIPSVKLDFSHIQAKCGSLDKLQHTPGGGNVQIQTKKVDISHVTSKCGSMSNIHHRPGGGNVRIENAKLDFKDKAHAKVGSLSNVSHTPGGGNVMIENHKLMFREVAKARVDHGAEIVVTHSPGVGTGGTSPHLSSAGSINLLESPQLSTLAQDVTAALAKQGL
- the LOC130523320 gene encoding microtubule-associated protein 2-like isoform X6, which translates into the protein MADARQPDEHWSSNGQENGENGYSAYGSAYRENGYHGGAAAHPGATVDDSANLPPSPPPSPSAEQTGPMAPDAKVEVVSCQRQDEAPEEEVPREEPGDSLLEQADYLTGPQDLGCQQAQTPEALNGGSEHSPSLKVSFKHTAQPEESGNEALREPAKREDEPQVAHQKQLVLQGAATDVTELASSVGPISGSLKENELCKTSSNAQGHQNRSTVAQAAIGKNPTEVIEVKEKVGVTLTSKSTGMMDESKEKSEEGDLPRHDNREKTEQSSKSSPKCIADLEVPSDTYLEPGTGSKLSFKTTSKSHEEELAQRYYEGEELQGSVCQKVDDQPDKRARAQRSLSLNITVGLSAGQTTGANPTASSERLLPLQGSFDEGQTPSLTSQHQLLPAVSVTPTSTEISEKSGNGSEAPLLPDNYSSGVEDSATLPDMLDLAGALPRPSLERRELDHLRRKSMPSNVSGLSESSLTSLVLSDDASGLGRNNQLEELGDWIFSDYSGPMPSPADAAPSPSPVDCLHPVRRELGAKEVEPKNVELQQEGVTHESSQKLIFEKKDSPVKSSLMLEKAVPVGIKPDRLRIPVTSSKDRLTELRLEIGLPGDLKIQAIPEVDIEKDPSREASPIPPDTSFTFNETGNKAPPTPTAPKSPNDGGSEMIAEKTKMDVLREVEDREGEKTDESQTAPESPENTMSQHAEKRFAATVTDDSHKETQIQAEEMTPDIFSPKPLASPTVIVIPQAQVEEEVDEDDVEMAEEPQEIMEDPAAGHSKEQVQMGQSRDTEKGPVKLTVGESMREYDPKSGDEWSHSSHTGEDGEPATDSSHLSPYSDPDQSVEGTSAESIREEKLAVGDQTEKSKVEDKVDRDVEIGEEMNQTSDVLCQSDEADNTETAQDVSCIGTDSGWMDSQDDDKSIMTEQMEGLPQTPPPVSPPVSDRPNKRAPGRGRAPTGTTEVKVFRKGTGHHPKEDPKKKKVGARRADQNKVSALQSRSPSRKIVGKVAARHPRPALLHASARRKATGMESHQPLSVAHQSRERTTSRQRTSSPTRAFLLKMAVQRRAAETHPPRPGSACSIKRIPAMEAELIEARPSSACFHHPPLPNKLAEKERTYRSPEKRSSLPRPAKSLTRHIPAAEQEDNSTPSRPTSFQSRADSRSGRTPGVAGTESRSLRSGASTPASAITPGTPPSYSCRSPGSRTPGSHTPKSFSVLQEKKVAVIRTPPKSPSSVQRQLKVLNQPLPDLKNVKSKIGSTSNLKHQPKGGQVMIPSVKLDFSHIQAKCGSLDKLQHTPGGGNVQIQTKKVDISHVTSKCGSMSNIHHRPGGGNVRIENAKLDFKDKAHAKVGSLSNVSHTPGGGNVMIENHKLMFREVAKARVDHGAEIVVTHSPGVGTGGTSPHLSSAGSINLLESPQLSTLAQDVTAALAKQGL
- the LOC130523320 gene encoding microtubule-associated protein tau-like isoform X9; translated protein: MADARQPDEHWSSNGQENGENGYSAYGSAYRENGYHGGAAAHPGATVDDSANLPPSPPPSPSAEQTGPMAPAQPEESGNEALREPAKREDEPQVAHQKQLVLQGAATDVTELASSVGPISGSLKENELCKTSSNAQGHQNRSTVAQAAIGKNPTEVIEVKEKVGVTLTSKSTGMMDESKEKSEEGDLPRHDNREKTEQSSKSSPKCIADLEVPSDTYLEPGTGSKLSFKTTSKSHEEELAQRYYEGEELQGSVCQKVDDQPDKRARAQRSLSLNITVGLSAGQTTGANPTASSERLLPLQGSFDEGQTPSLTSQHQLLPAVSVTPTSTEISEKSGNGSEAPLLPDNYSSGVEDSATLPDMLDLAGALPRPSLERRELDHLRRKSMPSNVSGLSESSLTSLVLSDDASGLGRNNQLEELGDWIFSDYSGPMPSPADAAPSPSPVDCLHPVRRELGAKEVEPKNVELQQEGVTHESSQKLIFEKKDSPVKSSLMLEKAVPVGIKPDRLRIPVTSSKDRLTELRLEIGLPGDLKIQAIPEVDIEKDPSREASPIPPDTSFTFNETGNKAPPTPTAPKSPNDGGSEMIAEKTKMDVLREVEDREGEKTDESQTAPESPENTMSQHAEKRFAATVTDDSHKETQIQAEEMTPDIFSPKPLASPTVIVIPQAQVEEEVDEDDVEMAEEPQEIMEDPAAGHSKEQVQMGQSRDTEKGPVKLTVGESMREYDPKSGDEWSHSSHTGEDGEPATDSSHLSPYSDPDQSVEGTSAESIREEKLAVGDQTEKSKVEDKVDRDVEIGEEMNQTSDVLCQSDEADNTETAQDVSCIGTDSGWMDSQDDDKSIMTEQMEGLPQTPPPVSPPVSDRPNKRAPGRGRAPTGTTEVKVFRKGTGHHPKEDPKKKKVGARRADQNKVSALQSRSPSRKIVGKVAARHPRPALLHASARRKATGMESHQPLSVAHQSRERTTSRQRTSSPTRAFLLKMAVQRRAAETHPPRPGSACSIKRIPAMEAELIEARPSSACFHHPPLPNKLAEKERTYRSPEKRSSLPRPAKSLTRHIPAAEQEDNSTPSRPTSFQSRADSRSGRTPGVAGTESRSLRSGASTPASAITPGTPPSYSCRSPGSRTPGSHTPKSFSVLQEKKVAVIRTPPKSPSSVQRQLKVLNQPLPDLKNVKSKIGSTSNLKHQPKGGQVQILHEKLDFSHVHSKCGSMDNLRHSPKGGNVMIPSVKLDFSHIQAKCGSLDKLQHTPGGGNVQIQTKKVDISHVTSKCGSMSNIHHRPGGGNVRIENAKLDFKDKAHAKVGSLSNVSHTPGGGNVMIENHKLMFREVAKARVDHGAEIVVTHSPGVGTGGTSPHLSSAGSINLLESPQLSTLAQDVTAALAKQGL
- the LOC130523320 gene encoding microtubule-associated protein 2-like isoform X1 translates to MADARQPDEHWSSNGQENGENGYSAYGSAYRENGYHGGAAAHPGATVDDSANLPPSPPPSPSAEQTGPMAPDAKVEVVSCQRQDEAPEEEVPREEPGDSLLEQADYLTGPQDLGCQQAQTPEALNGGSEHSPSLKVSFKHTAQPEESGNEALREPAKREDEPQVAHQKQLVLQGAATDVTELASSVGPISGSLKENELCKTSSNAQGHQNRSTVAQAAIGKNPTEVIEVKEKVGVTLTSKSTGMMDESKEKSEEGDLPRHDNREKTEQSSKSSPKCIADLEVPSDTYLEPGTGSKLSFKTTSKSHEEELAQRYYEGEELQGSVCQKVDDQPDKRARAQRSLSLNITVGLSAGQTTGANPTASSERLLPLQGSFDEGQTPSLTSQHQLLPAVSVTPTSTEISEKSGNGSEAPLLPDNYSSGVEDSATLPDMLDLAGALPRPSLERRELDHLRRKSMPSNVSGLSESSLTSLVLSDDASGLGRNNQLEELGDWIFSDYSGPMPSPADAAPSPSPVDCLHPVRRELGAKEVEPKNVELQQEGVTHESSQKLIFEKKDSPVKSSLMLEKAVPVGIKPDRLRIPVTSSKDRLTELRLEIGLPGDLKIQAIPEVDIEKDPSREASPIPPDTSFTFNETGNKAPPTPTAPKSPNDGGSEMIAEKTKMDVLREVEDREGEKTDESQTAPESPENTMSQHAEKRFAATVTDDSHKETQIQAEEMTPDIFSPKPLASPTVIVIPQAQVEEEVDEDDVEMAEEPQEIMEDPAAGHSKEQVQMGQSRDTEKGPVKLTVGESMREYDPKSGDEWSHSSHTGEDGEPATDSSHLSPYSDPDQSVEGTSAESIREEKLAVGDQTEKSKVEDKVDRDVEIGEEMNQTSDVLCQSDEADNTETAQDVSCIGTDSGWMDSQDDDKSIMTEQMEGLPQTPPPVSPPVSDRPNKRAPGRGRAPTGTTEVKVFRKGTGHHPKEDPKKKKVGARRADQNKVSALQSRSPSRKIVGKVAARHPRPALLHASARRKATGMESHQPLSVAHQSRERTTSRQRTSSPTRAFLLKMAVQRRAAETHPPRPGSACSIKRIPAMEAELIEARPSSACFHHPPLPNKLAEKERTYRSPEKRSSLPRPAKSLTRHIPAAEQEDNSTPSRPTSFQSRADSRSGRTPGVAGTESRSLRSGASTPASAITPGTPPSYSCRSPGSRTPGSHTPKSFSVLQEKKVAVIRTPPKSPSSVQRQLKVLNQPLPDLKNVKSKIGSTSNLKHQPKGGQVQILHEKLDFSHVHSKCGSMDNLRHSPKGGNVMIPSVKLDFSHIQAKCGSLDKLQHTPGGGNVQIQTKKVDISHVTSKCGSMSNIHHRPGGGNVRIENAKLDFKDKAHAKVGSLSNVSHTPGGGNVMIENHKLMFREVAKARVDHGAEIVVTHSPGVGTGGTSPHLSSAGSINLLESPQLSTLAQDVTAALAKQGL
- the LOC130523320 gene encoding microtubule-associated protein 2-like isoform X3; translation: MADARQPDEHWSSNGQENGENGYSAYGSAYRENGYHGGAAAHPGATVDDSANLPPSPPPSPSAEQTGPMAPDAKVEVVSCQRQDEAPEEEVPREEPGDSLLEQADYLTGPQDLGCQQAQTPEALNGGSEHSPSLKAQPEESGNEALREPAKREDEPQVAHQKQLVLQGAATDVTELASSVGPISGSLKENELCKTSSNAQGHQNRSTVAQAAIGKNPTEVIEVKEKVGVTLTSKSTGMMDESKEKSEEGDLPRHDNREKTEQSSKSSPKCIADLEVPSDTYLEPGTGSKLSFKTTSKSHEEELAQRYYEGEELQGSVCQKVDDQPDKRARAQRSLSLNITVGLSAGQTTGANPTASSERLLPLQGSFDEGQTPSLTSQHQLLPAVSVTPTSTEISEKSGNGSEAPLLPDNYSSGVEDSATLPDMLDLAGALPRPSLERRELDHLRRKSMPSNVSGLSESSLTSLVLSDDASGLGRNNQLEELGDWIFSDYSGPMPSPADAAPSPSPVDCLHPVRRELGAKEVEPKNVELQQEGVTHESSQKLIFEKKDSPVKSSLMLEKAVPVGIKPDRLRIPVTSSKDRLTELRLEIGLPGDLKIQAIPEVDIEKDPSREASPIPPDTSFTFNETGNKAPPTPTAPKSPNDGGSEMIAEKTKMDVLREVEDREGEKTDESQTAPESPENTMSQHAEKRFAATVTDDSHKETQIQAEEMTPDIFSPKPLASPTVIVIPQAQVEEEVDEDDVEMAEEPQEIMEDPAAGHSKEQVQMGQSRDTEKGPVKLTVGESMREYDPKSGDEWSHSSHTGEDGEPATDSSHLSPYSDPDQSVEGTSAESIREEKLAVGDQTEKSKVEDKVDRDVEIGEEMNQTSDVLCQSDEADNTETAQDVSCIGTDSGWMDSQDDDKSIMTEQMEGLPQTPPPVSPPVSDRPNKRAPGRGRAPTGTTEVKVFRKGTGHHPKEDPKKKKVGARRADQNKVSALQSRSPSRKIVGKVAARHPRPALLHASARRKATGMESHQPLSVAHQSRERTTSRQRTSSPTRAFLLKMAVQRRAAETHPPRPGSACSIKRIPAMEAELIEARPSSACFHHPPLPNKLAEKERTYRSPEKRSSLPRPAKSLTRHIPAAEQEDNSTPSRPTSFQSRADSRSGRTPGVAGTESRSLRSGASTPASAITPGTPPSYSCRSPGSRTPGSHTPKSFSVLQEKKVAVIRTPPKSPSSVQRQLKVLNQPLPDLKNVKSKIGSTSNLKHQPKGGQVQILHEKLDFSHVHSKCGSMDNLRHSPKGGNVMIPSVKLDFSHIQAKCGSLDKLQHTPGGGNVQIQTKKVDISHVTSKCGSMSNIHHRPGGGNVRIENAKLDFKDKAHAKVGSLSNVSHTPGGGNVMIENHKLMFREVAKARVDHGAEIVVTHSPGVGTGGTSPHLSSAGSINLLESPQLSTLAQDVTAALAKQGL
- the LOC130523320 gene encoding microtubule-associated protein 2-like isoform X10 yields the protein MADARQPDEHWSSNGQENGENGYSAYGSAYRENGYHGGAAAHPGATVDDSANLPPSPPPSPSAEQTGPMAPDAKVEVVSCQRQDEAPEEEVPREEPGDSLLEQADYLTGPQDLGCQQAQTPEALNGGSEHSPSLKVSFKHTAQPEESGNEALREPAKREDEPQVAHQKQLVLQGAATDVTELASSVGPISGSLKENELCKTSSNAQGHQNRSTVAQAAIGKNPTEVIEVKEKVGVTLTSKSTGMMDESKEKSEEGDLPRHDNREKTEQSSKSSPKCIADLEVPSDTYLEPGTGSKLSFKTTSKSHEEELAQRYYEGEELQGSVCQKVDDQPDKRARAQRSLSLNITVGLSAGQTTGANPTASSERLLPLQGSFDEGQTPSLTSQHQLLPAVSVTPTSTEISEKSGNGSEAPLLPDNYSSGVEDSATLPDMLDLAGALPRPSLERRELDHLRRKSMPSNVSGLSESSLTSLVLSDDASGLGRNNQLEELGDWIFSDYSGPMPSPADAAPSPSPVDCLHPVRRELGAKEVEPKNVELQQEGVTHESSQKLIFEKKDSPVKSSLMLEKAVPVGIKPDRLRIPVTSSKDRLTELRLEIGLPGDLKIQAIPEVDIEKDPSREASPIPPDTSFTFNETGNKAPPTPTAPKSPNDGGSEMIAEKTKMDVLREVEDREGEKTDESQTAPESPENTMSQHAEKRFAATVTDDSHKETQIQAEEMTPDIFSPKPLASPTVIVIPQAQVEEEVDEDDVEMAEEPQEIMEDPAAGHSKEQVQMGQSRDTEKGPVKLTVGESMREYDPKSGDEWSHSSHTGEDGEPATDSSHLSPYSDPDQSVEGTSAESIREEKLAVGDQTEKSKVEDKVDRDVEIGEEMNQTSDVLCQSDEADNTETAQDVSCIGTDSGWMDSQDDDKSIMTEQMEGLPQTPPPVSPPVSDRPNKRAPGRGRAPTGTTEVKVFRKGTGHHPKEDPKKKKVGARRADQNKVSALQSRSPSRKIVGKVAARHPRPALLHASARRKATGMESHQPLSVAHQSRERTTERTYRSPEKRSSLPRPAKSLTRHIPAAEQEDNSTPSRPTCTESRSLRSGASTPASAITPGTPPSYSCRSPGSRTPGSHTPKSFSVLQEKKVAVIRTPPKSPSSVQRQLKVLNQPLPDLKNVKSKIGSTSNLKHQPKGGQVQILHEKLDFSHVHSKCGSMDNLRHSPKGGNVMIPSVKLDFSHIQAKCGSLDKLQHTPGGGNVQIQTKKVDISHVTSKCGSMSNIHHRPGGGNVRIENAKLDFKDKAHAKVGSLSNVSHTPGGGNVMIENHKLMFREVAKARVDHGAEIVVTHSPGVGTGGTSPHLSSAGSINLLESPQLSTLAQDVTAALAKQGL